A stretch of DNA from Clostridiales bacterium:
GAGTCTGTAATTTTTATGGAAAACATGCTATCCCTCTTTTACAAATTATGTTTAAAAAAATATAGGAGGTTTAATTACAGCTTTTTTGCAACGATTATGAAGCGGTGTTCTGTTCCCTGGATAAACCCTTTTTCCTGAATTTCCATCTGACATTCACAAAGCCTGTCAAAAGAGGTTTCAACGGAGAAGCCAGGGAATTCCCACTCAATAATTTTTGCGAAATAAACTAATGCTCCGACATCAAAAAAGCGGATGGGCGTAAATGTTTCATTGGATTCTATAATTTTAAAGCCTGCATTTTTTAATATAGCAATATTGTTGTCTAAAGTATGTGCAGGAAACAATGGAGTAAAATTCTTAATTAAACGATACGATAGATCATTGTTGTTCTTTCCGCCTACTTGCTGGGTAATAAAATATCCTCCGCTTTTCAGAATACGGTCTACTTCCGATGCATCAAATGACTCATGCCGATTGATAATAATATCAAGACTTTCATGTTGAAACGGAAGTTTGTCGTCGTCGTATGTTTGCCTGACTGTAATACCGAGCGGTT
This window harbors:
- a CDS encoding class I SAM-dependent methyltransferase; translated protein: MNYDELKEQWLYEENHVFKGWDFSHINGRWKSKILPWDYHKIVLYYLKSTDKLLDMGTGGGEFLLSLRHPYALTSVTEAYPPNVELCKKKLEPLGITVRQTYDDDKLPFQHESLDIIINRHESFDASEVDRILKSGGYFITQQVGGKNNNDLSYRLIKNFTPLFPAHTLDNNIAILKNAGFKIIESNETFTPIRFFDVGALVYFAKIIEWEFPGFSVETSFDRLCECQMEIQEKGFIQGTEHRFIIVAKKL